From the genome of Candidatus Nitrosocosmicus oleophilus, one region includes:
- a CDS encoding 3-dehydroquinate synthase II → MAETNPRKAEESRKNQKAKKIILKPLAYSNSDLSSIPELHGKNKFVDFASLITRIKDQIDLIYIDPSEELDGLNKNSTKIKTIFNSKDADYVIFESEQQLDQINSTNLTAGTKTGVYKKVTSNQDIDEMKRLIDKFHLSFVIIDLDDWRIIPLENVIASLQNTGTEIFAVAKSIEEVETLFTVLELGVDGVLMSTNSEEEIARARKIIRKSLFQIKIAEIKEVQEVGMGERVCIDTVSMLAEGEGMLVGNKSNFLFLVHNESIGSSFTSPRPFRVNAGAVHCYTITPDGTTKYLSELESGSQVFIVNTKGEARIVGVGRAKIESRPLRLFRAAINDSEMGTIIVQNAETIRFLDESGQILPVTHAKRGDKILVYSIPSVGRHFGMEVSNEYILEK, encoded by the coding sequence ATGGCAGAAACAAATCCAAGAAAAGCGGAAGAAAGTAGAAAGAACCAAAAAGCTAAGAAAATAATACTAAAGCCATTAGCTTATTCTAATTCTGATCTTTCAAGTATTCCTGAATTACATGGCAAAAATAAATTTGTTGATTTTGCTAGTCTCATTACACGGATAAAAGACCAAATTGATTTGATTTATATCGATCCTTCAGAGGAGCTTGATGGTCTGAACAAGAATTCAACTAAAATTAAAACAATTTTTAATTCTAAGGATGCGGATTATGTGATTTTTGAATCAGAACAACAGCTTGACCAAATCAACTCAACAAATCTGACTGCAGGGACCAAAACTGGAGTTTACAAAAAGGTTACCAGTAATCAAGATATAGATGAAATGAAGCGCTTAATAGATAAATTTCATTTATCATTTGTTATTATAGATTTGGATGATTGGAGGATAATACCACTTGAAAATGTTATAGCTTCTCTCCAGAATACCGGTACGGAGATATTCGCGGTTGCAAAATCCATAGAGGAAGTTGAAACTCTGTTCACCGTGTTAGAATTGGGTGTGGACGGAGTACTGATGTCCACAAATAGTGAAGAGGAAATAGCCAGAGCAAGAAAGATCATTAGAAAATCTTTGTTTCAAATAAAAATTGCAGAAATAAAAGAAGTACAAGAGGTAGGTATGGGAGAAAGAGTTTGTATAGATACCGTATCTATGTTGGCTGAAGGGGAGGGAATGCTAGTTGGAAACAAGTCCAATTTTTTGTTTCTAGTACACAACGAATCAATAGGATCATCTTTTACATCACCTCGTCCTTTCAGGGTGAACGCTGGTGCAGTCCATTGTTACACTATAACCCCAGACGGAACAACAAAGTATTTGTCTGAACTTGAATCTGGAAGTCAGGTCTTTATAGTAAACACCAAAGGCGAAGCTCGAATAGTCGGCGTTGGGAGAGCTAAAATAGAATCACGACCGTTACGACTATTTAGAGCAGCAATTAATGATAGTGAGATGGGAACCATCATAGTTCAAAATGCAGAAACTATTAGATTTTTGGATGAGAGCGGTCAAATATTGCCAGTCACTCATGCAAAACGTGGTGATAAGATATTGGTGTATTCAATTCCATCGGTAGGTAGACATTTTGGCATGGAGGTTTCAAACGAATACATACTAGAAAAATGA
- a CDS encoding DNA-methyltransferase, producing the protein MTSPPYGNAIDYDLHTSKRNTENYRGIQKVSLDDYIENMVTIFNNQVYRVTKEGGYCCIVIANEVVNGTLIPLPHLLLSKLVTPGGNWSLHEEIIWHKVTGGTNRYGSFVINPYPKYYRANIMHEFILVLRKGDVKTGRNQRREILPATHEEWTKEIANSVWHIAPVPPGYIEHPCPFPEEIPYRLLKIYSYNGDIVLDPFNGSGQTTKVAYNLDRHFLGIDIKQEYVDLAKKRILNEDLHIRPEALIANWKKIASHAV; encoded by the coding sequence GTGACCTCACCTCCTTATGGGAATGCCATAGACTATGATTTACACACCTCAAAAAGAAACACAGAGAATTATAGAGGGATTCAGAAGGTCAGTTTGGATGATTATATAGAAAACATGGTTACTATTTTTAATAATCAGGTATATCGTGTAACCAAGGAGGGGGGGTATTGCTGTATTGTGATCGCCAACGAGGTTGTGAATGGGACATTAATTCCATTGCCCCACTTGCTATTATCAAAACTAGTGACACCTGGTGGAAACTGGAGTCTTCATGAAGAAATTATTTGGCACAAAGTAACTGGAGGAACCAACAGGTACGGTTCGTTTGTGATAAACCCATACCCCAAATACTACAGGGCAAATATTATGCATGAATTCATTTTAGTATTAAGGAAGGGTGACGTGAAGACCGGAAGGAATCAAAGAAGAGAAATCCTACCGGCTACCCATGAGGAATGGACCAAAGAAATAGCAAATTCTGTGTGGCATATAGCTCCAGTACCTCCAGGTTATATCGAACATCCATGTCCTTTCCCCGAGGAAATACCTTATCGTTTACTTAAAATTTACTCTTACAATGGGGATATTGTACTGGATCCATTTAATGGAAGCGGTCAAACTACAAAGGTAGCTTACAATCTTGATCGACATTTTCTTGGCATTGATATTAAACAGGAATACGTTGATTTGGCAAAAAAAAGAATTTTGAACGAGGATCTACACATTAGACCTGAAGCACTCATAGCAAATTGGAAAAAAATAGCGTCTCATGCGGTGTAG
- a CDS encoding 2-amino-3,7-dideoxy-D-threo-hept-6-ulosonate synthase produces MVLGKEIRLNRILKKGKMLCIPLDHGISSGPLRGIQNISELINQTQDSGLTCFLVNKGIIKSLPAPPRIGLIAHMSAATSLGPDPNNKILMGSVKEAIRLGADAVSLHINIGSKEEPSMLYKLGQVSDQCNEWNIPLIAMMYPRGDNITNPHDPTIVAHTARIGAEAGADIVKTVYTGDVDSFREVIKSCPVPIVIAGGPKANTDHEILQMCNDAMKAGAIGVTFGRNIFQHDNPNEIIKALHAIIIENKHYGRNKSKKSGRK; encoded by the coding sequence ATGGTCCTTGGGAAAGAAATTCGGCTCAATCGTATATTAAAAAAGGGAAAAATGTTATGTATCCCGCTGGATCACGGAATAAGCAGTGGCCCATTGAGGGGCATTCAAAATATATCCGAACTGATAAACCAAACTCAGGATTCCGGCTTAACATGTTTCCTAGTAAATAAAGGAATCATAAAATCTCTCCCGGCGCCTCCACGTATAGGACTAATTGCCCACATGTCGGCTGCAACCTCCCTTGGCCCCGATCCAAACAACAAGATTTTGATGGGTTCAGTGAAAGAAGCGATAAGATTAGGGGCTGATGCTGTTTCTTTGCATATTAATATAGGTTCAAAAGAAGAGCCAAGTATGCTTTACAAGCTGGGTCAAGTGTCCGATCAATGCAATGAATGGAATATCCCGTTAATTGCGATGATGTATCCTCGTGGAGACAACATTACAAACCCACACGATCCGACTATAGTCGCTCATACAGCTCGAATAGGTGCAGAAGCAGGCGCTGATATAGTTAAGACAGTTTACACGGGTGATGTTGATTCATTTAGAGAGGTCATAAAATCATGCCCTGTCCCGATTGTAATTGCTGGTGGACCAAAGGCTAATACCGACCATGAAATATTACAAATGTGCAATGATGCAATGAAGGCAGGAGCTATTGGCGTAACTTTTGGCAGAAATATTTTTCAACATGATAATCCAAATGAAATAATAAAAGCCTTGCATGCTATTATCATAGAGAACAAGCACTATGGCAGAAACAAATCCAAGAAAAGCGGAAGAAAGTAG
- the purM gene encoding phosphoribosylformylglycinamidine cyclo-ligase: MKFSSKNNIKYSDVGIDVDKIKSIQNSIGKNIKSTHLLPKIGKVISGFGHYAGLIEFNSRIMTLHTDGVGSKILVAQAMNKYNTIGLDCIAMNVNDTVCLGATPVGYLSYVALEKTNDNLLKEITKGLVKGAKISNMAIVGGETAILPDIITGQKKDHNFDLAGMVLGILENKKNMILGDKVRPGDLIIGIRSSGIHSNGLTLARDVLLKQHDINDKPDFVNQPIGSELLKPTAIYSNVILRIVEIFGARIHGLAHITGGAFTKLKRLNKRVDYVLDNMPAIEGIFKQIMIDGNISEKEMYRTFNMGIGFCVIAARETANEIIETINDERMKSTIIGNIRRNGTGNSFIKSSNHNRIKEVQL, encoded by the coding sequence TTGAAGTTCTCAAGCAAGAACAATATTAAATATAGTGATGTTGGAATAGACGTAGATAAGATAAAGTCAATTCAAAATTCTATTGGAAAAAACATAAAGAGTACTCATCTATTACCAAAAATAGGTAAAGTAATTTCTGGATTTGGTCACTATGCAGGGCTCATCGAATTCAATAGTAGAATAATGACATTGCACACTGATGGTGTTGGATCAAAGATTTTAGTGGCTCAAGCCATGAATAAGTACAATACAATCGGACTCGACTGCATAGCTATGAATGTTAATGACACCGTTTGCTTAGGCGCTACCCCTGTAGGGTATCTTTCATACGTAGCTCTGGAAAAAACTAATGACAATTTATTAAAGGAGATTACTAAGGGCCTAGTCAAAGGAGCTAAAATTTCAAATATGGCAATAGTTGGAGGCGAAACAGCAATACTTCCAGATATAATTACAGGACAAAAAAAAGACCATAACTTTGACTTGGCAGGAATGGTTCTTGGAATATTAGAAAATAAGAAAAACATGATACTAGGGGATAAGGTTAGACCTGGTGACTTGATAATAGGAATAAGGAGTTCTGGAATCCATTCGAATGGGTTAACTCTAGCAAGAGATGTCCTGCTTAAACAGCATGATATTAACGATAAACCAGATTTTGTTAATCAACCAATTGGATCTGAATTACTTAAACCCACTGCTATTTATTCAAATGTTATCCTTAGGATAGTTGAAATATTTGGAGCAAGAATACATGGACTTGCACATATTACAGGTGGTGCGTTTACAAAGCTAAAAAGATTGAATAAACGAGTTGATTATGTTTTAGATAATATGCCCGCTATTGAGGGTATATTTAAACAAATTATGATAGACGGGAATATTTCAGAAAAAGAAATGTATAGGACTTTTAACATGGGTATAGGGTTTTGCGTTATTGCAGCACGAGAAACTGCTAATGAAATAATTGAAACCATTAATGATGAGAGAATGAAATCCACCATAATTGGAAATATCCGGAGAAACGGAACAGGTAATTCATTTATCAAATCATCAAATCATAATAGGATAAAAGAAGTCCAGCTCTAG
- the tatC gene encoding twin-arginine translocase subunit TatC, which produces MAPGDMLFMDHVKELRNRFLRILVITIAIMIICTVFGIHLVTVNNYSFYFLVPTVYNNIASQVTIFLSNNLIPHGVDLIQTAPGQALYAQIYVAILISVSCSIPLIVREVFGFVSPAMSFKSREKAFFMYLLPTSILFISGMAFSFYLAIPITLTFLYEYGQTIGVLTFLNISDFINFVLQFFIAFGISFQLPLVMFILTASGLISLQFWIKNLKYALLIMIIFGAIITPDGSGITMWCITIPMLALYLIGIAIITLKEKGNK; this is translated from the coding sequence ATGGCACCTGGCGATATGCTTTTCATGGATCACGTAAAAGAATTACGAAATCGATTTTTGAGGATATTAGTTATTACCATTGCAATAATGATTATTTGTACTGTTTTTGGCATCCATCTGGTGACTGTGAATAATTATTCATTTTATTTCCTTGTTCCGACGGTCTATAATAATATCGCAAGTCAGGTGACGATATTTCTAAGTAATAATCTTATTCCACATGGCGTCGATTTGATTCAGACAGCACCCGGACAAGCCCTTTATGCTCAAATTTATGTAGCGATCCTGATTTCAGTTTCTTGTTCAATCCCTTTGATCGTTAGGGAAGTTTTTGGATTCGTTAGTCCTGCTATGTCTTTTAAAAGTCGAGAAAAGGCTTTTTTCATGTACCTGCTACCCACATCGATTCTTTTCATAAGTGGAATGGCATTTTCCTTCTATCTGGCAATCCCAATCACTCTAACATTCTTGTATGAGTACGGACAAACGATTGGCGTCCTTACATTTCTAAACATCTCGGACTTTATTAATTTCGTACTACAGTTTTTCATAGCATTTGGGATCTCCTTTCAATTACCACTCGTTATGTTCATCCTAACGGCTAGCGGTCTTATCAGTCTGCAATTTTGGATAAAGAATCTGAAATATGCACTATTGATAATGATCATCTTTGGTGCAATAATTACTCCTGATGGTAGTGGAATAACAATGTGGTGTATTACGATACCAATGTTGGCACTTTATTTAATTGGGATAGCAATCATAACATTAAAAGAAAAGGGGAACAAGTAA
- a CDS encoding elongator complex protein 3, translating into MFVKASRYNDKDDNRYQQICNEIANDILSNNTNGNMMNLREINSLIKSKSSQYKLPSIPKYAEINRFIPINSQYKRLLRKKPMKTQSGIAVITVMPMPYDCPHGKCIYCPGGKEYNTPLSYVGTEPSTKFAQRVKYDSYEQVRYKIMQLMEGGHEVSKAELVVVGGTFPFYPKDYQIYFVKRCYDALNSIKHVEYPIQVPYEYSSTLDKHTTLSTGNSSQEERISKLDSLLLTLEKAKQKNETAFVRCVGLTIETKPDYCKMDHINLMLELGTTRIELGVQSLNDTVFKMVNRGHTIEDVYKAFYQARNSGYKIGAHMMPGLPGSSFEQDLNDSRILFEDERLKPDMLKIYPTLVVRNTGLYKLYKDQKYKSYSTNQLVELLVEIKKFIPPWVRIMRIQREIEAPDIISGPKMGNIRQKVLEELKRQGIKCKCIRCREIGLYENKVEFSNDDVLLFRTEYNAANGKEIFLSFELKDRMLLFGFLRLRIMSDPLRKELQSGFDFITGSSNNNISDSTDKSFTSAIVRELHVYGTVAKIGEQVNKKQSTTDNKKSSMMFRIGDNSYDNYSTIFNPIANDSGLVGNNQVKYQHKGLGKGLLAEAEKICREEYGLKKISVISAVGTRDYYRKFGYTNNGPYVTKLL; encoded by the coding sequence TTGTTTGTAAAAGCGTCTCGTTATAATGATAAAGATGATAACAGATATCAGCAGATATGCAATGAAATAGCTAATGATATCTTGTCTAATAATACTAATGGCAATATGATGAATTTACGTGAGATCAATAGTCTCATAAAATCAAAATCTTCTCAGTATAAACTTCCTAGTATCCCAAAATATGCTGAAATAAACCGTTTCATCCCAATCAATAGTCAATATAAAAGACTCTTAAGGAAAAAGCCTATGAAAACTCAATCTGGTATAGCAGTCATTACAGTTATGCCAATGCCTTACGATTGTCCCCATGGGAAATGTATCTACTGTCCTGGTGGGAAGGAATACAACACACCTCTTAGTTATGTGGGTACTGAACCATCCACCAAATTCGCTCAAAGGGTAAAATATGATTCTTACGAACAGGTCCGTTATAAAATAATGCAATTGATGGAAGGCGGTCATGAGGTCAGTAAAGCAGAGTTAGTTGTAGTCGGAGGAACGTTTCCCTTCTATCCTAAGGATTACCAAATTTATTTTGTTAAAAGATGTTATGATGCTCTAAATTCAATCAAACATGTAGAATATCCGATCCAAGTACCTTATGAATATTCTAGTACCTTAGATAAGCATACTACGCTTTCAACAGGTAATAGTTCTCAAGAAGAAAGGATATCTAAATTGGATTCGCTTTTGCTTACACTCGAGAAAGCAAAGCAAAAAAATGAAACGGCTTTTGTAAGATGTGTTGGTCTCACCATAGAAACAAAACCTGACTATTGCAAAATGGATCATATCAATTTGATGTTAGAACTTGGAACAACCAGGATTGAACTAGGAGTCCAGTCACTTAATGATACTGTTTTTAAAATGGTCAATCGAGGTCATACTATCGAAGATGTTTATAAAGCTTTTTATCAGGCCCGCAATTCCGGTTATAAGATTGGTGCTCATATGATGCCTGGTTTACCCGGATCTTCTTTTGAGCAAGATTTGAATGATTCAAGGATCTTGTTTGAGGATGAAAGACTAAAACCAGATATGCTAAAAATCTACCCCACACTCGTAGTACGAAATACAGGACTCTATAAATTATATAAAGATCAAAAGTACAAAAGTTACTCTACAAACCAGCTTGTGGAACTCCTGGTAGAAATAAAAAAATTTATTCCTCCATGGGTAAGAATAATGAGAATACAGAGAGAAATCGAAGCTCCTGACATCATCTCGGGCCCTAAAATGGGAAACATTAGACAGAAGGTGCTAGAAGAATTAAAAAGACAAGGAATAAAGTGTAAATGTATACGCTGTAGAGAAATAGGACTATATGAAAACAAAGTAGAATTTTCAAACGATGATGTTTTGTTATTTAGAACAGAGTATAATGCAGCTAATGGAAAGGAAATTTTCTTATCTTTTGAGTTAAAGGATAGGATGCTCCTCTTTGGTTTCCTCCGACTGCGGATCATGTCTGATCCTCTTAGAAAAGAATTGCAGTCAGGGTTTGACTTTATAACAGGATCCAGTAACAACAATATCTCTGATTCGACAGACAAATCATTTACCTCTGCAATTGTACGAGAACTACATGTCTATGGCACTGTCGCAAAAATAGGAGAACAGGTTAATAAGAAACAATCTACAACTGATAATAAAAAATCTAGTATGATGTTCAGAATTGGTGACAACTCTTATGATAATTATTCCACTATTTTTAATCCCATTGCTAATGATAGTGGTTTGGTTGGTAATAATCAAGTCAAATATCAACATAAGGGTCTAGGTAAGGGTTTGTTAGCTGAAGCCGAAAAAATCTGCAGGGAAGAATACGGTTTAAAAAAAATTTCAGTTATAAGTGCAGTAGGTACCAGAGATTATTATAGAAAATTTGGATATACTAATAATGGTCCGTATGTTACAAAATTATTATAG
- a CDS encoding citrate/2-methylcitrate synthase, which produces MDTRNIGLRNIEVADTKICSIDGENGKLIYRGYDILDLANHSTYEETAFLLLFGDLPVKEELDVFNSKLTEARRIPESVTKNMKNKPVTAHPMDVLQSSILELADYDRNRQDEGKNANIERAISLIAKIPTIVAAWDRIRNNKNVVEPLVENSHAHNFLYMLRGEHPKHDISKIFDISLILHAEHSFNASTFAAREIASTRASIYASIGGAVGALSGELHGGANIQVMKMLLEIGDINNVEKWVQDRLTKGARVMGMGHAVYRTTDPRSEVLATLSRAISKEKDSKWYDITEKIEEVTKRIMYQTKKMLIYPNVDLYSASLYYSLGIPIDLNTPIFAISRIAGWNAHIIEEKFAEAAPKPALYRPKAVYVGRYCGPMGCEYISLINRKNQNPQTS; this is translated from the coding sequence TTGGATACACGCAATATAGGCTTAAGGAATATCGAAGTAGCGGACACAAAAATATGTTCCATCGACGGTGAAAACGGAAAATTGATTTATAGAGGTTATGACATTCTTGACCTGGCCAATCATTCCACTTATGAGGAAACAGCATTCCTCCTGCTATTTGGAGATTTGCCTGTAAAAGAGGAACTTGATGTCTTCAACTCAAAATTGACTGAGGCACGAAGAATTCCTGAATCAGTTACCAAGAATATGAAAAATAAACCTGTTACAGCACATCCAATGGATGTATTGCAATCTTCCATATTAGAACTAGCAGATTACGACCGGAACAGACAGGATGAAGGGAAAAATGCCAATATTGAAAGGGCCATATCTTTAATTGCAAAGATACCAACGATAGTTGCTGCATGGGATAGGATCAGAAATAACAAAAATGTAGTTGAACCACTTGTTGAAAATTCACACGCACATAATTTTTTATATATGCTTAGAGGAGAACACCCAAAGCACGATATATCTAAAATATTTGATATCAGTTTAATACTACACGCTGAACATAGTTTTAATGCCTCAACTTTTGCGGCTCGTGAGATAGCATCAACACGAGCAAGCATCTATGCAAGCATAGGCGGTGCAGTGGGTGCCTTGTCTGGGGAGCTCCATGGCGGAGCTAATATTCAAGTAATGAAGATGTTACTAGAAATTGGCGATATAAATAACGTTGAAAAATGGGTCCAAGATAGGCTGACAAAAGGTGCAAGAGTTATGGGGATGGGGCATGCGGTGTATAGAACTACCGATCCAAGATCAGAAGTCCTAGCGACATTATCTAGGGCTATTTCCAAAGAAAAAGATTCAAAATGGTATGACATAACTGAAAAAATTGAGGAAGTAACAAAGCGAATCATGTATCAGACAAAGAAAATGCTGATTTACCCAAATGTTGATTTGTACAGTGCCTCATTATACTACAGTTTGGGGATTCCCATTGATCTAAATACACCAATCTTTGCTATATCAAGAATAGCGGGATGGAACGCCCACATTATTGAAGAGAAATTCGCTGAAGCCGCTCCAAAACCAGCTCTCTATAGGCCAAAGGCAGTATATGTAGGGAGATACTGTGGCCCGATGGGTTGTGAATATATTAGTCTTATCAACAGAAAAAATCAGAATCCTCAAACATCATGA
- a CDS encoding NAD+ synthase, with the protein MNFELISQEIMNFIKKETESRKSDGVVLGISGGIDSTVLAYLAANAVGPENVKGLIMPDETVTPSSDIEDAIRICSILKIDSEKIYINKPKNSFIEVIEDTDNILLTGNLVARIRMCVLYYYSGLMGRLVVGSSNKTELMLGYFTKFGDGAADLLPLGDLYKTQLLGLAKYLEIPSSVIDKKSSARLWADQFTEDELGLPFIKLDHMLQLFESQNNLHFDIQDIAGEFPGLSLKAIQEVQQRIRNNQHKLTSPPICRISK; encoded by the coding sequence ATGAACTTTGAATTAATTAGCCAGGAAATTATGAATTTCATTAAGAAAGAAACAGAATCCAGAAAATCAGACGGAGTAGTTTTAGGAATCTCTGGGGGCATAGATTCCACTGTGCTTGCTTATCTGGCAGCAAACGCGGTTGGGCCAGAAAATGTAAAAGGGTTGATAATGCCAGATGAAACTGTAACCCCGTCAAGTGATATCGAGGATGCTATTAGAATATGCTCAATATTGAAAATTGATAGTGAAAAAATTTACATAAACAAACCCAAAAATAGTTTCATAGAAGTAATAGAGGACACCGATAATATACTGCTGACTGGAAACCTGGTTGCTAGAATTAGAATGTGTGTGTTATATTATTATTCTGGCCTAATGGGAAGGCTGGTAGTAGGATCGTCTAATAAGACCGAACTGATGCTTGGCTATTTTACAAAATTCGGAGACGGTGCAGCCGATTTACTACCCCTAGGTGACTTGTATAAGACTCAATTATTAGGGTTAGCAAAGTATCTTGAAATTCCCAGTTCCGTTATAGACAAGAAAAGCAGCGCAAGGTTATGGGCCGACCAATTCACCGAAGATGAATTAGGTTTGCCATTCATTAAACTCGATCATATGCTTCAACTATTTGAGTCACAAAATAACTTACACTTTGACATACAAGATATCGCTGGTGAATTTCCAGGTTTGTCTTTGAAGGCTATACAAGAGGTTCAACAAAGGATAAGAAATAATCAGCACAAACTGACTTCTCCACCAATTTGTAGAATTTCAAAATGA
- the aroD gene encoding type I 3-dehydroquinate dehydratase has protein sequence MSINRKLCASIPVINDTDNDKSLVLTVNQIDEAISRGVDIIECRFDYLSSFENIDLYLDILSRYQDKCIYTIRPENEGGKFSNDSEKRAEIIAKFIRKSPLFVDIEYNLISSNDFIADLVENGNTRILVSWHDFSQTPELNRLLEQVKNMQIYSPFVKVVTTARSIDDSIKILSIYQSIDTHINLIAFAMGETGVLSRVLCTVVGKAPFTFASVGAALAPGQLSIGQMKSIYDLF, from the coding sequence TTGTCTATCAATAGAAAATTATGTGCATCAATTCCTGTCATAAATGATACTGATAACGATAAAAGTTTGGTATTAACCGTGAATCAAATAGACGAGGCAATAAGTAGGGGAGTAGATATAATTGAGTGCCGATTTGATTACCTTAGTAGTTTCGAAAATATCGATCTCTATTTAGATATTTTGTCAAGATATCAGGACAAATGCATTTACACAATCAGACCTGAGAATGAAGGTGGCAAATTTTCCAATGATTCCGAGAAAAGGGCTGAGATAATAGCCAAATTTATTCGTAAAAGTCCACTTTTCGTAGATATCGAATACAATTTGATTTCAAGTAACGACTTTATCGCCGATCTGGTTGAAAATGGAAACACCCGAATTCTTGTAAGTTGGCATGATTTTTCTCAAACTCCTGAATTAAATCGCCTTTTAGAACAAGTAAAAAACATGCAAATTTACAGCCCATTTGTAAAGGTAGTTACTACCGCAAGGTCAATAGATGATTCAATAAAGATCTTAAGTATATACCAATCAATTGATACCCACATTAATTTGATAGCTTTTGCAATGGGGGAAACAGGTGTTTTAAGCAGAGTTTTGTGTACGGTGGTGGGTAAAGCCCCATTTACATTTGCATCGGTTGGAGCAGCTCTAGCCCCAGGTCAATTATCGATAGGTCAAATGAAATCAATTTATGATTTGTTTTAG